In Solidesulfovibrio carbinoliphilus subsp. oakridgensis, the sequence CGCGGTGGCGGCCAAGGACCGGGCCCCTCTCGCGGACACGGTCCTGCGGGCCGTTTTTTCCCCGCGCGTCCTTTTTTACATCCTCTCCCTGCTCGGACTCCTGCTCCTGGTCGGCACCATCGTCTGGGCCTTGGAGCACCGCCGCAACCCCGGGCATTTCCGGCCCGGCCACAAGGGACTCGGCGACGGCCTGTGGTGGTCGGCGGTCACCATGACCTCGGTCGGCTACGGCGACGCCACGCCAAAGACCCTGGCCGGCCGGGCCGTGGCCCTGGTCTGGATGTTCGCGTCCGTGGCCCTGCTCGCCTCGTTCACGGCCGGCATCACCTCGTCTCTGACCGTGGAGAGCATGGGCGGCCTGGTGCGCGATGCCGAGGACCTGCACAAGGTCCGCACCGGGGTGGTGCGGGATTCCTCCGCCGAGGAGGAGCTTGTGGCCGGCCATGTGGGCGTGCTGCCCTTCGCCTCGGCCGAGGAGGGCCTGCGGGCCCTGGTCGGCGGGGAAATCGACGCCTTTGTCCACGACCAGCCCCTGCTCCATTATTACAGACACCACGCGTTCCTGGGAAAGATCCGGGTCCTTTCCGCCTTTTTCGATCCCCAGCTCTACGGTTTCGCCTTCCCGCGCGGCTCGGACCTGCGAAAGGCCGTCAACGTGGCCATGCTGCGCCGGATGGAGGATCATGACTACCGGATCCGGCTTTTCGGCCCGTATCTCGGCCGGGCCGCGGCGCGCTGACGCGGGGAAACGCCCCGGCCGGCCTCCCGTGGCCGACCCTGTGCGTCAATGCTGCGACGAAAGTCGTTAACACCTTGACTTTACGATCCGATTGGTGAAGACAGGCAGCATTTCCCTTGCCATGCCAGGGGCCAGGCGTGTGGCCGATGCCGCGGCCAGGGGCACGCTTGCAAAGAGAGGAGACCGCATCCATGCCCGTTTCACTCCCACGCCGTTTTGTGGGGCATTGCGCCCGCTTTTTCCCCTGCGGGTTGGCCGCCCTGACCCTCCTGTCCCTCCTGTGCCTCGCCGGCTGCGACCGGAAAAAACCCGCGGCCGAGGCCCCGTCCCCGGTGGAAGTGACCGTGCTGACGGCCAAGGCCACCACCGCCCCCATGGCCGTCGACGGCATCGGCCACGTCTATGCCGTGCGCACGGTGAGCGTCAGGTCCCAGGTCACGGGCGTGATCAAAAAGACGCTGGTCGGCGAGGGCGACGTGGTCAAGGAAGGGCAGTCGCTCCTCGTCATCGACCCGGCCCCCTACAAGGCCCAACTCGACCAGGCCACGAGCACCCTCGGCCGCGACAAGGCCACGGCCGAGCAGAGCAAGCGCGACTGGTTGCGCTACAAGGACCTGGTGGCCCAGGGCGTGGTCAGCCAGGACGACTACGAGCAGAAGCGCACCACCTACCAGCAGGCCCTGGAGCAGGTGCGCGTGGACGAGGCGGCCGTGGTCAGCGCCCAGGTCAACCTGGCCTACTGCTACATCGCCTCCCCCAGTTCCGGCGTGGTCAGCCTCCAGTCCTACAAGACCGGCAACCTCGTCGAGGCCAACAAGGACATCATTTTCACCGTCAACCAGATCCAGCCCATAAACGTCCAGTTCGCCGTGGCCGAGCGCTACCTGCCGGACATCCGCGACTACGCGTCCAAGGGCAAGACCCTGGCCGTTACGGCGAGCACACCCAGCCATCCGGAAAAGACGGCCAAGGGCAAGCTCACGGTCATCAACAACACCGTGGACGTCAATTCCGGCACCATCACCCTGCAGGGCGAATTCCCCAACCAGGACCTTCTCCTGTGGCCCGGCCAGTTCGTCAACGCCTCGGTGGTCCTGGCCGACACGACCGACACCATCCTCTTGCCGTCAAGCGCCCTGGTCACCACCCAGGACGGCGCCTCGGTCTTCATCGCCAAGGCCGACAACACCGTGGAAGTCCGACCCGTGACCGTGGGACGCAAGATCGGCCCGGACACGGTGGTGGAAAAGGGCGTGGCCGCCGGCGAAAAGGTCATCACTTCCGGCCAGATCAAGCTGTTCCCGGGCGTGCCCATCAAGATCGTCGAGCCCGCGGCCTATAAGGACGGCCCGGTGTCGCCCACCGCCGTGGCGGACAGGGACAAGAAACCGGCCGAACCGTCCAAGGCAGGCCAGGGGAACTAGACATGACCGACCTCTTTATCAAGCGGCCGGTCGCGACCACGCTCCTTATGGCCGCGTTGGTCTTCTTCGGCATTGTCTCGTATTTTTCGCTGCCAATAAGCGAAATGCCGAGCATCGACTTTCCCACCATCCAGGTGTCGGCGAGCCTGCCCGGCGCGGACCCGGAAACCATGGCCTCGGCCGTGGCCACCCCGCTCGAACGGCAGTTCACCTCCATTTCGGGCCTGCAATCCATGAGTTCGAGCAACTCGCTCGGCACCACCACCATCACGCTCCAGTTCGACCTGTCGCGCAACATCGACGGCGCGGGCACCGATGTCCTCACCTACATCAACGCCGCCCAGGGCAGCCTGCCGAGCAACATGCCGAGCCCCCCGACCTTCCAGAAGGTCAACCCGGCCGACATGCCCATCATCTACATCCGCGTCTCGAGCGACACCATGCCGCTGTACCGCGTGACCAACTACGCCAAGGTCTACATCGCCCAGCGCATCTCCATGATCAACGGCGTGGCCCAGGTGGCGGTCTACGGCGACCAGACCTATTCCCCGCGCGTCCAGGTCGACCCGGACCGGCTGGCTTCGCTCGGCATCGGCGTGGACGAGGTGGCGACCGCCTTTGACAACGAAACCGTGCTCCAGCCCACCGGCTCCCTCTACGGCCTCGACAAGCTCTTCACCATCAAGGCGCAAGGCCAGCTGACCAGCGCCACGGCCTACAACCGCCAGATCATCGCCTACCGAAACGGCAAGCCCGTGCGCCTCCAGGACGTGGGCCGCACCATCGACTCCACCATAAACGACAAGAACGCCGCCTTTTTCGACCAGCAGCAGGGCATCGTCATCGCGGTCAAGCGGGCCGCCGGCACCAACACCATCCAGCTCGTGGACGCCATCCGGGCCATGATGCCGAACATCACGGCCACCCTGCCCCCGTCGGTCAACCTGGAATTTCTCTACGACCGGTCGATTTCCATCAAAGAGGCCATCGACGACGTCCAGTTCACCCTGCTCCTCTCCATCGTCCTGGTCGTCATCGTGGTCTACCTGTTCCTCAACAACCTTCCGGCCACCATCATCGCCGGCCTGGCCCTGCCGACGGCCCTTATCGGCACGCTCTCGATCATGGTGTTCTTCAACTTCTCCATCGACAACCTGTCGGCCATGGCCATCATCCTGGCCGTGGGCTTCGTGGTGGACGACGCCATCGTCATGATCGAGAACATCGTGCGCCACACCGAGATGGGCAAAAAGATCATGCAGGCCTCCCTGGACGGGGCGCGGCAGATCGGGTTCACCATCATCTCCATGACCCTGTCGTTGGTCGCGGTCTTCATTCCCATCATGTTCATGGCCGGCATCCTCGGCCGGGTCCTGAACGAAATGGCCGTGACCATCACCCTTTGCATCCTGGTCTCGGGCTTTGTCACCCTGTCGCTCACGCCCATGCTCTGCAGCCGGTTTCTTTCGGGCAAGATTTCGGAGTCGGGCAAATTCTTCAAATGGATCGAGCGCGGCTACGAGAAGTCGCTCCACTTCGCCCTGCGCTGGCGCTTTTTCGTCATGATCCTGTCCGTCGGCATCCTCGGGCTCACGCTCTGGCTGTTCACCATCGTGCCCATGGGATTCATTCCGCCGACCGACTCCGGCATCTTCTACGCCTTCGGCATGGCCGAGCAGAGCGCCTCGTTCGAGACCATGAAGGACCGGGTGCTGAAGGTCGGACGCATCTTCATGGCCGATCCGGACGTGTTCAAGTTCATCGGCGTGGTCGGCGTCGGCGGCCCCAACACGTCCATGAACAACGTGGCCATGTTTCCGCTGCTGAAATCCATGGACGAACGCAAACGCAGCGCCCAGCAGATCATCGACGACCTGCGCCCGAAAATGGCGCAGGTGCCGGATCTTTTCGTCTTCATGTACAATCCGCCCTCCATCCAGATCGGCGGCAAGCAGACCAAGGCCCTCTACCAGTTCACCCTGCTCTCTCCGGACCCGACCGAACTCTACCCCGTGGCCCGGAAGATGACCGCGGCCATGCGCAAGCTGCCGCAGCTGGCCGACGTCAACACGGACATGCAGATCGACGGCCCCCAAGTCCGCATCGACATCGACCGCGACAAGGCCAAATCGCTCGGCATCTCCGCCTCGTCCATCGAAACCGCGCTCATGACCGCCTACGCCGCCAGGCAGGTCACCAACCTCTACGGCGCGACCGACACCTACAAGGTCATCGTGGAGGTCCAGCCCGAGTTCCAGCGCCGGCCGGATCTCTTGAACAAGCTCTACGTCAAGTCGGGCCAGGTCGACTCCAACGGCAATCCCATCATGGTGCCCTTAAACGGCCTGGTCAAAATGACCGAGGACGTGGGACCGCTCGTGGTCAACCACACCGGCCAGCTGACCTCGGTCACCATCTCGTTCAACACCGCCGGTAAATATTCCCTGGGCGAGGCCGTGACCGCCTTGCAGGACCTGTCGAAAAAGGAACTGCCGGCCAACATCAGCTACATCTTCGAAGGCCAGGCCACGGCCTTCCAGGAGTCCCTGGCCAGCGTGCCGTTCCTGCTGTTTCTGGCCATCATGATCATCTACCTGATCCTCGGCATCCTCTACGAGAGCTTCATCCACCCGGTCACCATCCTGTCCGGCCTGCCTTCGGCGGCCCTTGGCGGCCTCATCACGCTCCTCGTCTTCGGCCGCCAGCTCGACCTCTACGGCTTCATCGGCATCATCATGCTGATCGGCATCGTCAAGAAGAACTCGATCATGGTCATCGACTTCGCCATCGAGGCCGAGAAAGAGGGCAAGACCTCGTTTGACGCCGTGTTCGAGGGCTGCGTGGTCCGGTTCCGGCCGATCATGATGACGACGGTCGCGGCCATTG encodes:
- a CDS encoding transporter substrate-binding domain-containing protein — its product is MMRLAAFVFAWLALAAALAPPPALAASAVLDAPGAGTAVAAPGPRRVAVGVLVAPPFVARDGQGNFHGVAMDLWRDVALDMGLSWQAVEYDLDGLLAAVQSGAVAAGVSALSITPERESAMDFSQPYYYTGLGIAVAAKDRAPLADTVLRAVFSPRVLFYILSLLGLLLLVGTIVWALEHRRNPGHFRPGHKGLGDGLWWSAVTMTSVGYGDATPKTLAGRAVALVWMFASVALLASFTAGITSSLTVESMGGLVRDAEDLHKVRTGVVRDSSAEEELVAGHVGVLPFASAEEGLRALVGGEIDAFVHDQPLLHYYRHHAFLGKIRVLSAFFDPQLYGFAFPRGSDLRKAVNVAMLRRMEDHDYRIRLFGPYLGRAAAR
- a CDS encoding efflux RND transporter periplasmic adaptor subunit encodes the protein MPVSLPRRFVGHCARFFPCGLAALTLLSLLCLAGCDRKKPAAEAPSPVEVTVLTAKATTAPMAVDGIGHVYAVRTVSVRSQVTGVIKKTLVGEGDVVKEGQSLLVIDPAPYKAQLDQATSTLGRDKATAEQSKRDWLRYKDLVAQGVVSQDDYEQKRTTYQQALEQVRVDEAAVVSAQVNLAYCYIASPSSGVVSLQSYKTGNLVEANKDIIFTVNQIQPINVQFAVAERYLPDIRDYASKGKTLAVTASTPSHPEKTAKGKLTVINNTVDVNSGTITLQGEFPNQDLLLWPGQFVNASVVLADTTDTILLPSSALVTTQDGASVFIAKADNTVEVRPVTVGRKIGPDTVVEKGVAAGEKVITSGQIKLFPGVPIKIVEPAAYKDGPVSPTAVADRDKKPAEPSKAGQGN
- a CDS encoding efflux RND transporter permease subunit, with the translated sequence MTDLFIKRPVATTLLMAALVFFGIVSYFSLPISEMPSIDFPTIQVSASLPGADPETMASAVATPLERQFTSISGLQSMSSSNSLGTTTITLQFDLSRNIDGAGTDVLTYINAAQGSLPSNMPSPPTFQKVNPADMPIIYIRVSSDTMPLYRVTNYAKVYIAQRISMINGVAQVAVYGDQTYSPRVQVDPDRLASLGIGVDEVATAFDNETVLQPTGSLYGLDKLFTIKAQGQLTSATAYNRQIIAYRNGKPVRLQDVGRTIDSTINDKNAAFFDQQQGIVIAVKRAAGTNTIQLVDAIRAMMPNITATLPPSVNLEFLYDRSISIKEAIDDVQFTLLLSIVLVVIVVYLFLNNLPATIIAGLALPTALIGTLSIMVFFNFSIDNLSAMAIILAVGFVVDDAIVMIENIVRHTEMGKKIMQASLDGARQIGFTIISMTLSLVAVFIPIMFMAGILGRVLNEMAVTITLCILVSGFVTLSLTPMLCSRFLSGKISESGKFFKWIERGYEKSLHFALRWRFFVMILSVGILGLTLWLFTIVPMGFIPPTDSGIFYAFGMAEQSASFETMKDRVLKVGRIFMADPDVFKFIGVVGVGGPNTSMNNVAMFPLLKSMDERKRSAQQIIDDLRPKMAQVPDLFVFMYNPPSIQIGGKQTKALYQFTLLSPDPTELYPVARKMTAAMRKLPQLADVNTDMQIDGPQVRIDIDRDKAKSLGISASSIETALMTAYAARQVTNLYGATDTYKVIVEVQPEFQRRPDLLNKLYVKSGQVDSNGNPIMVPLNGLVKMTEDVGPLVVNHTGQLTSVTISFNTAGKYSLGEAVTALQDLSKKELPANISYIFEGQATAFQESLASVPFLLFLAIMIIYLILGILYESFIHPVTILSGLPSAALGGLITLLVFGRQLDLYGFIGIIMLIGIVKKNSIMVIDFAIEAEKEGKTSFDAVFEGCVVRFRPIMMTTVAAIAGIFPIALGLGAGGDARQPLGLVVAGGLIISQVVTLYLTPVFYTYMDDLQSWLTGHKDEKDQTALPR